A window of Mucilaginibacter paludis DSM 18603 contains these coding sequences:
- a CDS encoding UPF0175 family protein, which produces MDYMYLYAYYNGMATMRLNVPEALEKEHDETVRLIAAKLYEAGKLSLGQAAEMCGMKKWDFPAVLAKFNISYFQYSGDDLLNEFK; this is translated from the coding sequence ATGGATTATATGTATCTTTATGCTTATTATAATGGCATGGCTACAATGAGACTTAATGTTCCTGAGGCGCTTGAAAAAGAGCATGATGAAACGGTTCGGCTAATTGCCGCTAAGTTGTATGAAGCTGGTAAATTATCTTTGGGACAGGCTGCGGAAATGTGCGGAATGAAAAAATGGGATTTCCCTGCAGTGCTGGCCAAATTTAACATTAGCTATTTTCAATATTCTGGCGACGATCTGTTAAATGAGTTTAAATAA
- a CDS encoding sialate O-acetylesterase, with translation MKVSLRAVFSICFLMLIVGYGHAQITLPKVLGSNMVLQRNQAVPIWGWAKPGKQVTVKFAGQQKSTAVGANGYWKVQLSPLTTSAEPQDMVITSDTSTLKLSNILVGEVWLCSGQSNMEYLMKLAHAKPVKTIDSAALELSSHNPQIRLFKVDKVLSSPDVTTTGWHESEGVALAQFSAPGYYFAKNLYKALHIPIGMISSSWGGSRIEPWTPPGAYEALPAFKAAVAANPLMIDSLAPGKNYKSMIQPLAPFALHGFLWYQGESNCIINDSIGYADKMQALIDSWRKEWGNDKLPFYSVLIAPYHYTKRKDHVPHTPETLPQFWEAQIASLRIPHTELITVSDLVDNLNDIHPSYKWKVGRRLALVALAKDYGYKKTIYSGPRYQHMQIKGDKAILYFDYAYGLKINDGKPVDNFTIAGADGKFVPATAEIKGSQVIVYSPAVSKPVNVRLGWDESAEPNLVNSAGIPTLPFRTDANKWTYFR, from the coding sequence ATGAAGGTAAGTTTGAGAGCGGTATTTTCAATATGCTTTTTAATGCTGATAGTGGGCTATGGGCATGCTCAGATCACCCTTCCCAAAGTATTGGGGAGTAATATGGTTTTGCAACGCAACCAGGCCGTACCCATCTGGGGATGGGCAAAACCGGGCAAACAGGTTACCGTTAAATTTGCCGGTCAGCAAAAAAGTACTGCCGTAGGTGCTAACGGTTATTGGAAGGTGCAACTATCGCCCTTAACCACTTCTGCCGAACCTCAAGATATGGTGATCACGTCCGATACTTCTACCCTTAAACTTTCCAATATCCTGGTGGGCGAGGTATGGCTTTGTTCCGGCCAATCCAATATGGAATACCTGATGAAGCTTGCACACGCCAAGCCGGTTAAAACCATTGACAGCGCCGCGCTCGAGCTTTCAAGCCATAACCCGCAGATCCGTTTATTTAAAGTAGATAAAGTTTTAAGTAGCCCGGATGTAACAACCACGGGCTGGCACGAATCGGAGGGCGTAGCCTTAGCGCAGTTTTCGGCACCGGGATATTATTTCGCTAAAAATTTATATAAGGCGCTGCATATCCCTATCGGGATGATTTCCTCTTCCTGGGGTGGCAGCCGTATTGAGCCCTGGACACCACCCGGCGCCTACGAAGCTTTGCCCGCCTTTAAAGCGGCAGTTGCAGCAAACCCCCTGATGATTGACAGCCTTGCACCAGGTAAAAATTATAAGAGCATGATACAACCTCTGGCGCCTTTCGCCTTGCACGGCTTTTTATGGTATCAGGGCGAATCCAACTGTATTATAAACGACAGCATAGGCTACGCCGATAAAATGCAGGCGCTGATTGATAGCTGGAGAAAGGAATGGGGAAATGATAAGCTGCCTTTTTATTCGGTACTGATAGCGCCTTACCATTATACCAAACGAAAGGACCATGTACCACATACACCCGAAACTTTACCCCAATTTTGGGAGGCGCAAATTGCATCGCTCCGCATCCCTCATACCGAACTCATTACCGTGAGCGACCTGGTTGATAACTTAAACGATATCCACCCATCTTACAAATGGAAAGTTGGCCGGCGCCTGGCCCTGGTGGCATTAGCTAAAGATTACGGCTATAAAAAAACGATTTACAGTGGGCCGCGATATCAACACATGCAGATAAAAGGAGATAAAGCTATTTTATATTTTGATTACGCCTACGGGTTAAAAATCAACGATGGCAAACCGGTTGATAACTTTACCATCGCCGGTGCCGATGGGAAATTTGTACCGGCCACGGCCGAGATAAAAGGCAGCCAGGTAATTGTTTACAGCCCGGCGGTAAGTAAACCGGTAAACGTGCGTTTAGGCTGGGACGAAAGTGCGGAACCAAACCTGGTGAATAGTGCTGGTATACCCACCTTACCTTTTAGAACAGATGCGAATAAATGGACGTATTTTAGGTAA